The Leptospira mtsangambouensis DNA window CTTTGTTTGTTGCTCTTGGTTTTATATCTGTTTTTGCAGGGGCAAGTAATACTCCTATTGCATCTGCGATCATGGGAATGGAATTATTTGGATGGGAAGCCGGAATTCTTTTTTTTATGGCTACTTGGATCGCTTATATTGCTTCTGGTCATACCAGTATTTACCAGTCGCAACTCATTGGGAAACCAAAACTATTGAGTAGGTCTTCCGATCTTGGTAAAAAAATATCGGATTTAAAAAAATAAATTTAGAATTAAATTTTCTTCTATCAATTTGAAAGGTCTGAAGTCGGAGAAAAAATGTGTTATTTCTCTGTCAATCTAAGCATAAATTTTGGGCAGTAAACTCTTGTTTATTGGTCCAGTTTTAGAAACATTGGTACCATTTTAAATTTGTATTCTAAGTTTCCTGGTAGTGCACGGCCTAATTCCTAGAAACTTTCAAAAAAACATCACCATTCGGGTGTTTTACTGGGACCACTCCCAACTGTCTTTATTTTGTAATGTTAGGTTAGGAGTTTGGCAAAATCCTATTAAATTTTCTAAAAAAAAAATTGTTTTTACAAATTTGAAAATGGGATTACTTTGAATTGTTTCTCCTAATACAAGGCTTAGTTGGAAAAAAAAATATGAAAACGAAAATGATCCTTATCCCAATCCTCCTATTTTCCTTACAATGCAGTCGTTTCCAATTTGGTTCGAATGCAACAAATGACCAAACTGCTGGTGCAGTGGTGACTTTTTTGCAGGGAAATATCACCATCCTATCACAAGGAAAAGAATCCAAAGCAAAAATTGGAGATGTCGTTCGACCAGGGGACCGGATACTTTCCAAACTAGGAAGAGTCGATTTACAAACTTACAGAGGTGAAGTGATCCGGATCAAAGACAATTCTGATGTATTGTTTCGAGACATCGCTGGAGAAAACCGTCCCAATACCGAACTTCATTTATGGGCAGGAAACCTCCTTGTAAAATCAGTAAAACTAAAATCTTCACAAAATCTTTCTGTAACTTCACCTACGATGGTGGCTGGTGTCCGTGGAACAGTATTTTCATTTGAATTAGAAAAGGGATCCGTTCCTAAAGTGAAAGTTTATGAAGGAGCCGTTTCGGTAGCCTTTAAAACTTCTCCTAAATTAGTAGAAATCAATGAAGGTCTGTCTGTGGAGAATTACAACCGTTTGGTGAAAACTCTAGAAGAAAATGAAGTTGTTTTGGAACCTGGTGAACGTTTGGAAGTAAATCCAAATTTAAATGAACTTGTGTATTTGATCAATGCAAAAGTGGCAGCCAATGCATTAACAAACGAAGAATTAACAGGTTTTTCCGATTTTGATAATGGATTGTCCAAAAAAGAAAGTGTTGTCACTCCTCAAGAAAAAGCCGAAGCAGAAACTCTTGTTTCCATTCGTTCGGAAACAATACAAAAACAAATCGAATCGCCCAAAGATAACTCATCAAATCCATCAGAAGTAGCGGTTGCGACAATCGAAAAAGAACATGCTGGAAAAAGAGAAGAAGCTTTGAATAAAATTGCTGCTGATGCTGCGAAAACCGGATTTGATGATGAAGAAGAAATTCACAATCATTATAGTGTTTTGGAAACAATTCATAAATCAAACGGAGATGTTCTCTCTGGTGCAGTAGTCGCTCAGTTAGGTGATATTTTTATTGTTCATTCGACAAAAGGTGTGTTTCAACTTTCAATTGATGATATTGAATATGTGGAATACAAAAATTTCTCAGTAAAAACCAAAGTAAAAAAATAAAGGTTCATAAGGAAAAAATAGACTTATTTTCCTTTTTCGCAAAGTCACCGAAGATCTAAGGGATAACAAAATTTCCTAGGTCTTCATTTTTTTTATTAAAAAGTAACAGTGATCAGTTGGGTGCTTCCGACTGATTTTATAAAAATCGCAAAAACTCTCTACCAAATGGGAGATCTCAGCCTAATGCGACAAAGTAAATTGTTGAATCAAGGTAAAACCAGAATTTAAAAAACTCAATCTTAGTAAAACTACCAAAAATGAAACTATGGAAATTAATTTCCATCCGAATCGAAAATTCAGATTTCAAACCTAGGAAACGGTAAACTATTTACAAAATATAGAAAACACCTAAGATCGATCCTTATGAGTATACGCCAAAGGGTTTCTCTTTCCATCGCCGGAATTTTATTTATTGGATTTGTTGTGTTAACCACATTTCAAATCTATCGCACAGCCACTGACCTAAATGCCGAAATTAAGGAAAATTCAAAAGTCACTTCTGAAAAATGGTCTTTTGAAATCCAAGAACATCTCAATGCCATGATGGGGGTGATTCGGGGATTCCGATTTGCTTTGTTTTATACCTCACCTCCTCGAGAATCTATGATCAGTAGTATGAGAGAGATCCTTGAACGTAACGATGATATTTTTGCTATTTGGCTTTGTTATGAACCGAATGCCTATGAAGGACGAGATGTTGCTTTTGCAGGAAAACCTGGCCATGATAAAACGGGGAGATTTATCCCCTATATCCATCATACACCGGATGGAAAAATCAGTTTGGAGCCATTGGTGGATTACGATAATCCGAATGGAGCAGGTGATTATTACCTTCAAGTTAAAAAATCAAATAAGGCAAAAGTATTTGGACCTTACGAATATTTGGCGGGTGGAAAAAAAATTCAAATGATTTCACTTGTTGTACCAATTTACCCAAAGGGTAAATTTTTAGGAGCTGCGGGTATTGACTTAGATATTGCAACACTCCAGGAAAAAATTGGAGAGACTAGACCTTTTCGGGGACAAGGAAGAATAGCATTTTTGTCATCTAATGGAACTTATGTGATGTATGGTCAAGACCAGACCAAATTAGGAAAAAAAATAGAAAATCCGGATCATCTTAAATATTATTTAGAGAATCTTAAATTGGGGAAAAGTTTTACAATCCAACATGATGGATATACAGATTATTTTTCACCTTTTCATATTGGAAAAGATCCGCAATTTTGGGCTTTACAAGTAAGTATCCCTGATTCGATTTTTAGCGATCAAATTACAAAAGTGATTCTTAGTTCCACTTTGATCTCCATTGCTATTTTAGTAGTGGTTTTGTTTTTTCTTAACTTTGTATTTAAAAAACAAATCAGCAATCGTTTGGAAAGGGCGATGGAATTTTCATCTCAAATTGCAAATGGAAACTTGGCGATCAATGCAGAAGAAATTAATCAGGATGAAATTGGTAGTTTACTACATTCAATGAATCGAATGAAGAATAGTTTGGTTTCTATCATTGCCGACATAAAATCCACTGTTGAAAAACTAGGCAGTCAATCGAACAAGATGGCGTCCACTTCACAAAACCTTTCTGACACATCACAAGCCCAAGCTTCTGCCGCTGAAGAATCCTCCGCTGCTGTTGAAGAATTATCTGCTTCAGCTGATAATGTTGGTAAGTCGATGGAGGATGCTGTTGTCAAAATGAAAGAGATCGATAAATCAGTGTTAACTCTCAGAGAAGAAGTCCAGAATATTAATAAGGAAATGGAGTATCTCGCTAAGTTTGCATCTGAATCGAGAGAACATGCAGTAGTGGGTGAAACTGCAATGAATGAATCCACAAAAGCTATGGAAGACATCGGAGAAAAAGCCGAACGAATTAGTGAAGTATTGGATATCATAACGGAAATTTCTGAAAAAACCAATTTATTGGCCTTAAATGCAGCAATTGAAGCAGCAAGAGCTGGCGATGCAGGAAGAGGGTTTGCCGTAGTTGCAGAAGAGATTGGGAAACTTGCATTACAAACTGGTGCTTCGGTAAAAGAAATTGGTGATCTAGTTATCTCTACAAACTCAGCTGTCGAAAATGGAAACAGAAAGGTGACTGAGGCGGCCCAAGTATTAAATTTACTGAATAGCCGAGTGAAAGAATTTGAAACATCCGCAACGAGGGTTCTGGAATCAGTTCTATTACAAGAAAATAATGCGAAAGACATCGCTCAAAATTCAAATCTACTCACCAACTTAAACTTACAAATTGAAGATGCAGTATTTGAACAAAAAAGAGCAACGGAAGAGATATCCAAAACAATTATAAGTATCTCGAATGGAACCCAAGATGTAGCCACTGGATCTGACCAGTTAACGATTGTTGCTGCAGAAATTGCTTCTCAAGCTTCCTACCTTTCCACTCAGGTAGAAAGGTTTAAGCTAAAGTAATTTTATTAGTTTTAGTTCTTTCAAACAACTCAAATGAGCCTAGTATTTGCGGTTCCTCTTTTAAATCGCAAATACTGTTTGGAATGTAGCCATTGTAGCTGTAGGACTCAGATCATATCGATGTAGTGGATCAGTTTCCAATGGGTTATTCTTTTGGTTGCGGATTGCATCGCCAGCCTTTATCACAGTTGCTCCAAACCAAAATGATACATTTTCGAATGGAGTGATGATATAGATAAAGTTTAATTCAGTTGCGACAAGGTTTCCTAACTTGGGTTTTGTTGGATTGTATGCTTCTGCATTATAATAATCTTCTGTTGATGCTGTCTCTCCTGTTGCCTTACTTCCTGCAACATAATTATTGTTATCATAATAACCATCTTGTAATTTCACTTTATAATACCAATGTGGGTTGATGATAAAAGTTCCATAATTTGAGGATTCGTATTTTAGATGTAAGGAGTAGTCTTTAATATTTTGCCAAAAGACAAGACCAGAGTTCCCATTCCCTGCAAACGGTAAGGAACCTCCCGCCATTCGTCTTGTTGCAAATAGGGGATTATAGGTGGCAACGCTAGAATCATTTCGGTTTGGATCACCTGATGCTTGCACGTATTGAACTCCTATTCGAAATTCTTTTACTGGAGTATAACCAAGTTGAACTGCAACGATATTTGCTTTGTAACGAACTGCTTCTGAAAGAGGAGGTGGTTCTCCGGTTTTCTGATTTGTTGAGTAAAGCCCATTTTGATTTAACCAATCTGGAGTTACTCTTTCTCCATTAAAACCAGTCTGCCAAGCTGCTTCCACCATCCAGTCTATTCCGGTCGTGTCAGGAAGGGCGTTATTTTTAGTTCGATTGGTTAGTCGAAAACCTGAGGTATTCAGTTGATCGTCACCACGGTAATTTCTTGTTTCTGAAAGGGCTGGAGGAGTAGATGCTTTTCTTTGTTGTTTAAATAAACTGTAATTATACAAGTCAATTCCAAGCCAATCGGCTACTTTCCAGTTATAATGAGCTCCACCATAATAGGAATCTCCTACACCACCTAACTTTGTTGAATTGTTTGATACAATGCTGTTTGAATTATTTTCTGCTCCGATGACTGACCCAAAAACGTCCAATGTATGATTGCTGATTTTGCCAGTAAACCTGAGAGCATCAAATGAGTTACCATTTAAGCTATCATTTCTGGAACCAAGGATCCTACCATCTCCGAATTCTAAAATTTGCCTACCGGTCCTTAATCTAAATGCCTGATTCGTTGTTTTTAAATCTAAAAAAGCTTCGCGGATCCCTGTGAAATTATTAATGGCAACTTCTCTTTGTTTGGTTGTGTCTACTGTTGTTCCTGCATTTGCAATGGCTGCATATTTCTGTTCCGCATTTCCGCTTGAGACTACCTCGCCTCCCCAAAGGCGTACATCTTGTAATGTAATTTTGAATAGTACATTCTCGTTGATATCTCCTAGGATAAAAAATTGTGTTTGAGTCAACGCATTGTTTCTGTTATCCGGTGTAGATTTATCAAAATCTGTATTATTCAAGGAATCCACTTTCGGTCGAATTCCAAACCCAACCCGAAACTTATCAGCAAACCAAAGGCTTTTATTTTCTTGGATTGCCTTTCTTTGTTTGCTCGTGACTTGCAGACTTCTCAAATATTCGCCAGATAGATTACCGATCTGTGGGCTTTGGTAACCTTCCTTTTTTTCTTCTTTTGGTAGCTGGGGTAAAGGTTCGGAAACTGTCTCTACTTTGGGAGTTGTGTTTGGCTCAGCTTGGGCATAAATACCACTGACTGGGAATCCTACCAGAATGAAGGAAACCGAAAGGATAAGAAAGGGAGTTAATTTTGATATTCGCTTACTCATAGGTGAAGTCAGTAATTGTCCAAGGTTTCAGTATTGCAAACAAAAAATCAATATAACGGACAAAAAATCTGTAAAACTAGAAGTTTCGCTCTATTTCATATCAAATTTTTTCATTTCAAGTGCTAATTACTAGTAAAAGGCCATATTCGATTCTTTTGGGAAAATCAATCGCTTGGTTTTTCTTTCTTTTGTTCAGTTGCGATTTGTTTTTCGTTTTGAATGGGGAGAGGTGCGACGACGGGAAAAGGTTAGCTGGGTGAAAGCGAAAGTTGGTGAAAAAGGTAAGTCGCTAAATAAGGAAAGTGACTTACCTTTTTCGTGCGACTTACCAAAGTGAGCCAGTTTCGAAGGAAACTTGCTCACTAAGTTCAATGGTTAAAAATATTCTTAGTTTGAAAAGAATCGTTTTTCGACTTCATCTGGAAGTTTTTGTCCTGTGAGTTTTGCTCTTTGGACAAGTTCCCAGAAATATCGGTATGTAGCTCGGTCATGTAAGTCACCATCATGTTGGATTGGACCCCATTCTGCATCTTGAGCTTTGATTAGAATGTCACAAGCTGTTTGTGTTTCTGCAAAGTTAGGAGCCATTGCATCCAAAATAGATTGGATTTGCGCAGGATAAATGGACCACATACGTAAAAAACCGAATTCATCATGCGCACGTTTTGCATCCGCATACGTTTGGTAAATATTTTTTAGATCCAAAGTTACGTTATGAGCAGGAATCACCCCATTCATAAGTGCCGCTGCTACCAAGTTTGCTTTTCCACGGCGAAGGAGTTCGTGGTCAAATTGACCAGGAGATTTCATACAAGATGCTGGAATCGCACCATGGTGTCCGGAAATAAAGTCCATTAAACCAAAATCTAAAACTTGTAACCAAGGAAGTGCTGCAATTTCGAATACATCGTTTAATGCACCGTGAGTTTCAATGAGTACGTGAATTGGAATTTCTCTTTTGATTCCTGCTTTTTTGCACGCCTCTTGAATGTAAGTGATTTGCTCTTTCACCTGACTTGCTTTTGTAGGCTTAGGGATTGTGATGTAAGCAATTACATTTCCTGCTCCAGGTACAAGGATATCAACATCGCCTCGCCAATGTTCGTTTGTATAATCATGGATACGAACTCCACTCATTTTATGTTTGTTGAGTTCAGAGTTTTGGATACGAACAATCATCTCTGCGTGTTCTTTTTCTTTTCCAGTTTGGGCACCGTCTTCGCAGTCCATCGTGATGTCGAAAAGTCCACCGAGTTTATTTTGCAACTCAAGGGCTTTAGTGATGAGTTTTTCAGATCCAGCGAAGTGTTCACAAGCAGGGATGATAGGGAAAGGTTTTTCTCCTGCAAAGAGTGCTGATTGCGGGTGAGTCAGTGCCATTTAGTATACCTTTTTCGGATTTTTTTACCAAGTTTTGTGAATTTTGCCTGTCGTCCAGGAATTAATGCCAAAATCTGAATGGAACCAATCCTAGAAAGAAACTCACTTACCTTTTCGAGAACCTTTCCAAATCTAGGGACTTTCTTTTGTTTGGGGCGACCCCCTTCGTCCCTCGGGTCCGGGCCAGTCCGGGCTTCGCCTTCGGCTCCGGTCGAAAATTCGACTTCCCCTTCCTGTCCCTTTCGCGAAACTGACTATCAATTTGGATCCTGATTATATTTATACACCGCCAGGTGGTCCTCCCCCTCCAAACCCCAATGTAAAATTTCTTTTTGAAAAATGGGGAGAATCTGCCATTCGCCAACTTGTCTCCGATTTTTATGACCTAGTAGCTCATTCTGAAATTAAATGGATGTTTCAGGGGGACTGGGATTTGGCCAAAGAGAAACAAGCGGATTTTATGATCCAAGTGTTAGGTGGTCCAAGTTATTATATCGAAAAATGGGGACCTGCTAGGATGCGGATGCGCCATTTTGTTTTTCCTATTTCTGAAAAGGAGAGGGAAGTTTGGTTTCGTTGTTATGACGAAGCCTTACAGAAGTTTGATTTTGAACATGATGACAAAATTGATTTTTTATACTTTTTAGACGGTTTTAGCGCATGGATGGTAAATCGGAAAGATTCTAATCCGTAAATGTCTCCTTTAGCGAGTGTTAAAAGGTTTTTCTTTTCCGATTTGATTTATCCTAGAAATTCGGAAGTCAAATTAGTTCTTGTATAAATTGAAGTTAACTCAATTGTTTGTTGCATACTTCCAAATAGTGAGACCTTATGTTTTTAAAATTCGTCACTTCGGTTTTGTTCCTCACCTTGTTTTCCTGCGCAAGTAGGGGGATTCCATTAGAAACTCGTTTACATACAAAATCGAATATTTCACTTCAGTGTCAGGCGGTAGAATCTGAAATCAGAACCTTCAGAGTTTTATTTCTGCTCCCGGTTTATCATTCTCAAAGTTATGAAGCAACAAGTAACGGTTATGTGATCGAAACAAAATCTTATGCAAAACCTTGGGACATCATCATCACAACTTTGGGTTTTCTTTTTTCAGTAAATTCCTCAACGGATTATATTCGTTCCTGTCCTTGGGAACAAGTGGAAAAATCGATGAAAGGGAATGGTGACGGCGAGAATAACTTTGAAAAATCGAAACTTGCTTTTTGGAAACCAGTGGGAAGTTCAGAACCAATCGAATCTATTTTTTTTGAGCCGGACGACCATAGATTAAACGAAGAATCTATCAATAAATTGGTTGTTTTAGGACAAAAGATACTAAAACCCGAAGAAAAAGTGCAGGTGATTCTATATGGGAAAGTCAACACTGTGGGTGATGTAGGATTCCAAATTCGACTTCTTAAACGTCGTTACGATGAAATTAAATCAACGCTTTCTAAAGAATCGTCGATTGATACCAATTCAATCATCCCAATTATTGGTGAAAAAGAAAATACTGCAGATTCAAAATCTAATTCTACAATACAAATATATTTATTAAAGAATTAATCAAAAACCCAAGCGGAATTGAAATTTCGTTTGGGTTTTCTTATCTAATTGTGGTTTTCTAAAAGTTTTAGGATAACAGCCTTTTGTGCATCCAACCTGTTTTCTGCTTGAGTGAAAATGATTGAACGATCGCTTTCAACCATCTCTCTAGTGATTTCATAACCTGCATGGATAGGCATATCATGCATCACTTTTGCCTTTGTGTTTTTTAAGAGTTCCGAATTAACCTGATATGGCATCATTAATTGAATTCTTTCTTCTTTTTCTTTTTGAAACTTTGGGTCATTAAAATATTCCATATCCACCCAAGTGTCTGTATAAACATAATCTGCAAGAGTCACAGCTTTTTTGACATCTGTTTCCCAGGAAATAGTGCCTTTCTTTTTTGCTCTTTCTATCGATTCTTTGACAATGGAATCATCTGAAGCAATCGGTGTTACAAGTGTTAAGTGGATTTCCAGAGCGGCAGTGATTTCAATGAGAGAGTTTGCTACATTATTATGTACGCCAATATAACATAGGTTTTTCTTCTGCCAGTCGTTTGGTGAATCCATCACTATTGTTAGTATATCTGCAAGAGATTGGCAAGGATGAAATAAATTGCAACATCCATTGATCACAGGTACAGTCGAACCAGACTTTAATACAAGAAGATCTTCGTGTTTTTTGAGTCGAGCCATAATGATGGCAACATTGCTAGAAAGATACTTTCCTTCGAAATCAATATCAGACAGTAGGAAGTTGGAAGCCATCCAATCTAGAAAAATTGCGTGTCCACCAAGTTCAGTCATTCCTGCTTCGAAAGATACCCTGGTTCTTGTTGATGTTTTTTGGAATAACATTGCAAGAGACCGCCCGGCCATATGTCCGGAAAAATAAACGCGATTTTTCTTTACATAGACTGCAAACTCGAGGAGTTCTCGGATTTCTCCGTCGCTCCAATCTTGCCAAGATATCAAATGTTTGACTTGGGACATAGCTTTCCCCACTAATATCGGATCAGATTGGATCCAAATCGAGAGATTCTCGTTAGAAACTAACCTAGAATCCTGATTTTTTTAACCTTTAAGCTGCCGATTCTGCGATTGACCTGGCTATGATAAAATTAGGTAGGATAAGTTCTTCGGAAAATTTGATCCCGAAGAGGAGTCCTTGGTCAGTTTCTTTCATCCAGGCAATTTTTCCTTTGAATGAAATACGAGATCTAGTTAAGTCACTTTCAATGATTCCAGTGACCAGGTCTCTGTCTTTGATTTGGATATCCTGGTCTACCGAACCACTCACCCCAAGTTCCGAAATATTTCCAATTTTTGCGAGTAGGAATTCCGGCCTTTCATTAATAGAAAAGAGTTTTAAGACCAAATCATCCCAGTCCAAAGATTCAATTCGATCGGTTCGTCTTGTATTTAACATATATAGCTCCTAAAGATCTAAAGCAACTATAAGCATAAATCGTGCCAATAGAGTCAGGGAGTTACTTTTTACAGTTTGTCACTTTGGTGCAATTTGGATGCCATTCATTTGACTAAATCTGTTTGTTTCTGACGAATTCCTTGGAGCAAGCTGCTCTGTAAATCTTCCAAACTGCTTAATCTCGATACATATTAATATTATTCCAAATTTAGACTCAATGTATAATAATTCCAACTTGCCGATTCTGAACAAATCTCAGCATTATCCGTTAGAGGATCGATATGCTCAGAAAAATATTTACACCTTTTCTTTTTTCCCTTTTATTCTTGGCGTTCGCTAATTGCGGACCTTCACCTGAAACCAAAGATTTGCAAGTGAAAGCAAAACAAATCATTGGTGCACTTCCTGCTAAAATGCCAGGCTCGGAAAATGATAGTCAGGAACTAATTTCACTCGGTAAAAAACTCTATTTTGAGAAAAAAC harbors:
- a CDS encoding FecR family protein, encoding MKTKMILIPILLFSLQCSRFQFGSNATNDQTAGAVVTFLQGNITILSQGKESKAKIGDVVRPGDRILSKLGRVDLQTYRGEVIRIKDNSDVLFRDIAGENRPNTELHLWAGNLLVKSVKLKSSQNLSVTSPTMVAGVRGTVFSFELEKGSVPKVKVYEGAVSVAFKTSPKLVEINEGLSVENYNRLVKTLEENEVVLEPGERLEVNPNLNELVYLINAKVAANALTNEELTGFSDFDNGLSKKESVVTPQEKAEAETLVSIRSETIQKQIESPKDNSSNPSEVAVATIEKEHAGKREEALNKIAADAAKTGFDDEEEIHNHYSVLETIHKSNGDVLSGAVVAQLGDIFIVHSTKGVFQLSIDDIEYVEYKNFSVKTKVKK
- a CDS encoding methyl-accepting chemotaxis protein, producing the protein MSIRQRVSLSIAGILFIGFVVLTTFQIYRTATDLNAEIKENSKVTSEKWSFEIQEHLNAMMGVIRGFRFALFYTSPPRESMISSMREILERNDDIFAIWLCYEPNAYEGRDVAFAGKPGHDKTGRFIPYIHHTPDGKISLEPLVDYDNPNGAGDYYLQVKKSNKAKVFGPYEYLAGGKKIQMISLVVPIYPKGKFLGAAGIDLDIATLQEKIGETRPFRGQGRIAFLSSNGTYVMYGQDQTKLGKKIENPDHLKYYLENLKLGKSFTIQHDGYTDYFSPFHIGKDPQFWALQVSIPDSIFSDQITKVILSSTLISIAILVVVLFFLNFVFKKQISNRLERAMEFSSQIANGNLAINAEEINQDEIGSLLHSMNRMKNSLVSIIADIKSTVEKLGSQSNKMASTSQNLSDTSQAQASAAEESSAAVEELSASADNVGKSMEDAVVKMKEIDKSVLTLREEVQNINKEMEYLAKFASESREHAVVGETAMNESTKAMEDIGEKAERISEVLDIITEISEKTNLLALNAAIEAARAGDAGRGFAVVAEEIGKLALQTGASVKEIGDLVISTNSAVENGNRKVTEAAQVLNLLNSRVKEFETSATRVLESVLLQENNAKDIAQNSNLLTNLNLQIEDAVFEQKRATEEISKTIISISNGTQDVATGSDQLTIVAAEIASQASYLSTQVERFKLK
- a CDS encoding alginate export family protein, with protein sequence MSKRISKLTPFLILSVSFILVGFPVSGIYAQAEPNTTPKVETVSEPLPQLPKEEKKEGYQSPQIGNLSGEYLRSLQVTSKQRKAIQENKSLWFADKFRVGFGIRPKVDSLNNTDFDKSTPDNRNNALTQTQFFILGDINENVLFKITLQDVRLWGGEVVSSGNAEQKYAAIANAGTTVDTTKQREVAINNFTGIREAFLDLKTTNQAFRLRTGRQILEFGDGRILGSRNDSLNGNSFDALRFTGKISNHTLDVFGSVIGAENNSNSIVSNNSTKLGGVGDSYYGGAHYNWKVADWLGIDLYNYSLFKQQRKASTPPALSETRNYRGDDQLNTSGFRLTNRTKNNALPDTTGIDWMVEAAWQTGFNGERVTPDWLNQNGLYSTNQKTGEPPPLSEAVRYKANIVAVQLGYTPVKEFRIGVQYVQASGDPNRNDSSVATYNPLFATRRMAGGSLPFAGNGNSGLVFWQNIKDYSLHLKYESSNYGTFIINPHWYYKVKLQDGYYDNNNYVAGSKATGETASTEDYYNAEAYNPTKPKLGNLVATELNFIYIITPFENVSFWFGATVIKAGDAIRNQKNNPLETDPLHRYDLSPTATMATFQTVFAI
- a CDS encoding HpcH/HpaI aldolase/citrate lyase family protein, with amino-acid sequence MALTHPQSALFAGEKPFPIIPACEHFAGSEKLITKALELQNKLGGLFDITMDCEDGAQTGKEKEHAEMIVRIQNSELNKHKMSGVRIHDYTNEHWRGDVDILVPGAGNVIAYITIPKPTKASQVKEQITYIQEACKKAGIKREIPIHVLIETHGALNDVFEIAALPWLQVLDFGLMDFISGHHGAIPASCMKSPGQFDHELLRRGKANLVAAALMNGVIPAHNVTLDLKNIYQTYADAKRAHDEFGFLRMWSIYPAQIQSILDAMAPNFAETQTACDILIKAQDAEWGPIQHDGDLHDRATYRYFWELVQRAKLTGQKLPDEVEKRFFSN
- a CDS encoding bacitracin resistance protein BacA, which translates into the protein MDPDYIYTPPGGPPPPNPNVKFLFEKWGESAIRQLVSDFYDLVAHSEIKWMFQGDWDLAKEKQADFMIQVLGGPSYYIEKWGPARMRMRHFVFPISEKEREVWFRCYDEALQKFDFEHDDKIDFLYFLDGFSAWMVNRKDSNP
- a CDS encoding ornithine carbamoyltransferase; this translates as MSQVKHLISWQDWSDGEIRELLEFAVYVKKNRVYFSGHMAGRSLAMLFQKTSTRTRVSFEAGMTELGGHAIFLDWMASNFLLSDIDFEGKYLSSNVAIIMARLKKHEDLLVLKSGSTVPVINGCCNLFHPCQSLADILTIVMDSPNDWQKKNLCYIGVHNNVANSLIEITAALEIHLTLVTPIASDDSIVKESIERAKKKGTISWETDVKKAVTLADYVYTDTWVDMEYFNDPKFQKEKEERIQLMMPYQVNSELLKNTKAKVMHDMPIHAGYEITREMVESDRSIIFTQAENRLDAQKAVILKLLENHN
- a CDS encoding LEPBI_I2431 family sigma-54 regulated protein, which encodes MLNTRRTDRIESLDWDDLVLKLFSINERPEFLLAKIGNISELGVSGSVDQDIQIKDRDLVTGIIESDLTRSRISFKGKIAWMKETDQGLLFGIKFSEELILPNFIIARSIAESAA